The following proteins are co-located in the Pochonia chlamydosporia 170 chromosome 6, whole genome shotgun sequence genome:
- a CDS encoding FAD dependent oxidoreductase (similar to Beauveria bassiana ARSEF 2860 XP_008594825.1), with the protein MAANSDSPSLPRAESPTGSPRSASVSLQAAATMNAGLQREPSRQSSSSSLARNTSSPNTSRRRSTVLMNLQLNDPSVPAPGEMAHEHSGYHRSSPQPLSGSPLMADPHHHRAPSLGELHQELEAEQEGQVNRLLQMIRTQQLELQRLHSSRPGHSTEQSADDSAIAETAPRPIHGSGASQSGNIPGSQTVGSYSRSPVFPRGSMEMARAEMHRRSRTPSRGASPRLRATSISQESGDWVLGGRDESAFYQAETQMLTRENQMLRHRIRDLERQLADLTPGSGTGTEPPVPSHLTQSTTGEPAGETAKES; encoded by the exons atggcagccaacAGCGATAGCCCGTCACTCCCGAGGGCTGAGTCACCAACCGGCTCACCGCGATCCGCGTCTGTATCACTGCAGGCAGCGGCAACCATGAATGCTGGACTCCAACGCGAGCCTTCACGAC AGTCGTCCAGCAGCTCCCTAGCGCGAAATACTTCCTCACCCAATACCAGCCGTCGACGATCTACGGTGCTCATGAACTTGCAGCTGAATGATCCGTCTGTTCCGGCTCCCGGAGAGATGGCACACGAACATTCTGGATATCACAGATCGAGCCCTCAGCCTCTTTCCGGCTCACCACTGATGGCCGATCCCCATCACCACCGGGCACCTAGCCTGGGGGAACTGCATCAGGAGCTCGAGgcagaacaagaaggccaagtt AACCGTCTCCTGCAAATGATTCGAACACAGCAGCTCGAGCTCCAACGGCTTCACTCATCACGACCCGGCCACAGTACCGAGCAATCCGCCGATGATAGCGCTATTGCGGAAACGGCCCCGAGGCCTATCCATGGTTCTGGAGCATCACAAAGTGGCAACATTCCCGGAAGTCAAACCGTCGGATCATACTCTCGATCACCTGTATTTCCCCGGGGCTCCATGGAAATGGCACGCGCGGAGATGCACCGCCGGTCCAGGACACCAAGTCGTGGTGCATCCCCACGGCTGCGAGCCACTTCAATCAGTCAAGAGAGCGGAGACTGGGTTCTCGGTGGTCGTGACGAGAGCGCTTTTTACCAGGCGGAGACTCAGATGCTCACCCGAGAGAATCAGATGCTACGACATCGAATTCGTGATTTAG AGAGACAGCTTGCTGACTTGACGCCTGGCTCTGGGACGGGAACCGAGCCGCCAGTACCGTCGCATCTGACTCAATCGACGACAGGTGAACCGGCTGGTGAAACTGCAAAGGAATCGTAG